The Amblyomma americanum isolate KBUSLIRL-KWMA chromosome 3, ASM5285725v1, whole genome shotgun sequence genome window below encodes:
- the LOC144123509 gene encoding cuticle protein 10.9-like: MLARILAVCAVTAALGQCHVVRRAAEDNDPDLPYSVNYDHTDEHGTRIYRLEITDADNVRMGTYGYMDAKGLYRQVHYFADATGFHVYVCTNEPGTETSYPADAVIHMHHWEKVDPDSTLGKLLAKLPPVTPPTTGSAEESRKKRKAAAGQSKESS; encoded by the exons ATGCTCGCAAGG ATTCTTGCTGTGTGCGCAGTGACAGCTGCTCTGGGTCAGTGTCACGTCGTCAGGAGGGCAGCGGAAGACAAT GACCCAGATTTGCCGTACTCTGTCAACTACGACCACACGGATGAGCACGGAACCCGCATCTACCGGCTGGAGATAACGGACGCGGACAACGTGCGAATGGGCACCTACGGATACATGGACGCCAAGGGGCTGTACCGGCAGGTGCACTACTTTGCCGACGCTACTGGCTTCCACGTGTACGTGTGCACCAACGAGCCTGGCACGGAGACTTCGTACCCGGCCGACGCCGTTATCCACATGCACCACTGGGAGAAGGTCGACCCGGACTCGACGCTGGGGAAGCTGCTGGCAAAGTTGCCGCCAGTGACGCCACCGACGACCGGTTCCGCTGaagagagcaggaaaaagcgcAAGGCGGCGGCTGGCCAGAGCAAAGAGTCCAGCTAG